The Microbacterium phyllosphaerae region TGCACCGGCGCGCTGGGCTCGGCCTCGAGCTTCTTGCGCAGCTGCGACATGTAGAGGCGCAGGTAGCCCGAGTCCGACACCTGTTCGCTGCCCCAGATCTCCTTCAGCAGATCCTGTCGGGTGACCAGGGCTCCGGGATGCCGGGCGAGGTGCTCGAGCATGCGCCACTCCGTCGGGGTGAGATGCACCCGCGATCCCGCACGGGTGACGGTCTTCGTCGCGAGGTCGACCACGACGTCGCCGAACCCGACGGTCGATTCGCCGCCGGCCGGCACCGAGCGACGAGACAGGGCACGCAGCCGCGCGAGCAGCTCGTCGACCTGGAACGGCTTGGTGACGAAGTCGTCGGCTCCGGCATCCAGCGCCTCGACCTTGTCGGCGGATCCGGTGCGACCCGACACCACGATGATCGGCACGTTCGTCCAGCCGCGCAGCGCCTGGATCACCTCGATGCCGTCGAGCCGCGGCATCCCGAGGTCGAGCATGATGATGTCGGGATGGGCCTGCGCGGCGGCGGCGACGGCGGCGGCACCGTCGGGGGCGACGACCACCTCGTACCCGTGGGCGGCGAGAGTGATGCGCAGTGCGCGCACCATCTGCGGGTCGTCGTCGGCGATGAGGAGCTTCACTCCGTCTCCTCCTGATCGAAGTCGGGGTCGGCCGCCAGTGGCAGCGAGATGACCATGGTGAGCCCACCGCCGGGGGTGTCCTCGGGTGTCAGGGTACCGCCCATGCCCTCGGTGAATCCGCGCGACAGTGCGAGCCCGAGTCCCAGGCCGGCCGTGTTGTCGGTGTCTCCGAGGCGCTGGAACGGCTGGAAGATCTGGTCGCGCTTCTCGACGGGAACGCCCTTGCCCCGGTCGATGACCCGGATCTCGGCCCGGTCGCCGAGGGTGCTCGTCGACACGATCACACGGTCGTCGGTCGGCGAGTGCCGATTCGCGTTGGCGACGACGTTCACGAGAACCCGTTGCAGCAGCACGGGA contains the following coding sequences:
- a CDS encoding response regulator, with amino-acid sequence MKLLIADDDPQMVRALRITLAAHGYEVVVAPDGAAAVAAAAQAHPDIIMLDLGMPRLDGIEVIQALRGWTNVPIIVVSGRTGSADKVEALDAGADDFVTKPFQVDELLARLRALSRRSVPAGGESTVGFGDVVVDLATKTVTRAGSRVHLTPTEWRMLEHLARHPGALVTRQDLLKEIWGSEQVSDSGYLRLYMSQLRKKLEAEPSAPVHLLTESGMGYRLVL